The Photobacterium sp. TY1-4 DNA window TGAAAGATTGAGCGCTTCAAGCATGAAACAAGGAAGGAATTTGAGTGATGAATGACGTTTATCTGTGCGATGCGGTGCGGACCCCCATCGGTCGCTACGGCGGGGCGCTGGCTTCGGTACGTGCCGATGATCTGGCGGCACTGCCGATTAAAGCGCTGATGGCGCGCAACCCTGACGTGAACTGGCAACGCGTCGATGATGTGCTGCTCGGCTGTGCCAATCAATCCGGCGAAGACAACCGCAATGTGGCAAGGATGGCGGCCCTGCTCGCCGGACTGCCGCTTGAGGTTCCCGGCGCGACCGTCAACCGGCTTTGCGGCTCCGGCCTCAACGCGATTGGCGATGCTGCCCGCGCCATTCGATGCGGCGAGGCCGATTTAATCATCGCCGGCGGCGTCGAGAGTATGTCCCGCGCGCCGTTCGTCATGCCGAAGGCCACCAGCGCCTTCGCCCGCTCGGCTGAGCTGTACGATACCACCATGGGCTGGCGGTTTATCAACCCCGAGTTCGACCGACAGTTCGGCACCGAAACCATGCCGAAAACCGCTGAAAACCTGGCGGCCGAGTTTGGCATCAGCCGCGCCGATCAGGACAAGTTTGCCGTCAGCAGCCAGCTCAAAGCCGCCACCGCGCAGGAAGACGGACGACTGACCGAAGAGATCATCGCCGTCACCCTGGCCAACCGCAAAGGTCCGCCGACGATTGTCGATCAGGATGAGCACCTGCGCGCTACCAGCTTCGACAAACTCAGCCAGCTCAAGCCCCTGTTTGAAGGCGGCACTATCACCGCTGGCAATGCCTCCGGGATCAACGACGGTGCCGCTGCCCTGCTGCTGGCCTCTGCCGCCGGACTCAGGCAACACAACCTGACGC harbors:
- the pcaF gene encoding 3-oxoadipyl-CoA thiolase, which produces MNDVYLCDAVRTPIGRYGGALASVRADDLAALPIKALMARNPDVNWQRVDDVLLGCANQSGEDNRNVARMAALLAGLPLEVPGATVNRLCGSGLNAIGDAARAIRCGEADLIIAGGVESMSRAPFVMPKATSAFARSAELYDTTMGWRFINPEFDRQFGTETMPKTAENLAAEFGISRADQDKFAVSSQLKAATAQEDGRLTEEIIAVTLANRKGPPTIVDQDEHLRATSFDKLSQLKPLFEGGTITAGNASGINDGAAALLLASAAGLRQHNLTPRARILGMAVAGVPPRIMGLGPVPATQKLLSQLNMTLSDFDLLEFNEAFAAQALTCTRQLSLADDDPRINPQGGAIALGHPLGMSGARLATTAMYQLERTGGKLALCTMCIGVGQGIAVAIERV